The Flammeovirga pectinis genomic interval ACCCTCATTTTGATAAAGCGCTAATGTGGTTAGAATTAACCATGGATGAAATGGTTACACACCAAAGAGGATACGGTATTTATGCCGGTATTCCTTGGTTTAATGAATATTGGGGTAGAGATACATTTATTTCTTTACCAGGTGGAACTTTAGTTTTAGGAGAAACGGAGGTTGCAAAGAAAATTCTTTTATCATTTTCTAAAGTGCAAGACAAGAAATCTGGTTCTAAATATTATGGTCGTATTCCGAACATCGTAAAAATGGAATCTCTTAACTACCATACTACAGATGGAACACCTCGTTTTATCTTTGAACTTTTGGATTATATTCAATACTCTGGTGATAAATCACTTATTAAAGAGGTGTATCCAACAGTTAAACGTAGTATTGATGGTGCTTTAAAAAATTGGGTCAATAAAAAAGGATATTTAACTCACGAGGATGCAGATACATGGATGGATGCTCGAAGAGAAGGAGATCATGCACCATATTCTCCAAGAGGAAGTTATGCAAATGATATTCAAGCATTATGGTTTAAACAACTGAATGCTGCTATTTATTTTGCAAAAGAAACAAATCATATTACTGATATGAAGCGTTGGCAAAAAATAGCAAACAAAGTACAAGATAACTTTAATAAAGATTTCTTCGATACTGAGCATGCTTACATGGCAGATAGAATTGACCATGATGACCAACCTGACTTTCAATTTCGCCCGAATCAATTATTCGCTATGGATTTTATGACGGATGATGTGGAGAAAATGAAGTTAACAAGAGAAATTTGGGAGCATTTAGTATATCCTTGGGGAGTTGCTTCTTTAAGTCAAGAAGACCCTAATTTTCACCCTTACCATTTAGCTTGGGAGCACTATCATAAAGATGCTGCTTACCATAATGGTACTATTTGGCAATGGAATAACGGGTATGCTATGCAACGAATGATTGAAAGTGGACAAAGAGATATCGCTTTCCAACTGTTCGAAAATATGAATACGCAATCTCTAGATATGGGAGCGGTAGGTAGTATGAACGAAAATGCAGATGCTTTCCCTCAGCCAGGAAAAGATTACCCTAATTTAACGGGTACATACATGCAGGCTTGGTCTAATGGGGAGCAATTAAGAGTTTGGTACCAATATTTCTTAGGTATTCGTCCAAATGCGATAGAAAATAAAGTAGTTCTCGCACCAAGAATTCCTTCAAAATTAAATAATATCTCTTACCAAGAGAAGATTATAAATGCACATATTAAGGGTACCTATTCTATTAAAGATGGAGTAGAAAAGTACAC includes:
- a CDS encoding amylo-alpha-1,6-glucosidase yields the protein MKITKFVLSILSLFLFIGCTEESGDKYVSKEEVKDQILLDIAVPIAPEENRIITYSNKRSAYFQTQSHVLNNELYNWFDGWNIGQKRLFADYALSIDGKPFDRKNAEVIAYPHFLQRKTDVALERVVLFDDQDVIYVSLDHVLGNETKLELKGEQIKLKNIDANAAYYVSTESPDYILAVAPSHTEKIAKDGTAKVTTNTRGGFYITYAKTADKALALVKEARINHGKWLKERSDRMTQLITENTAIKTEDPHFDKALMWLELTMDEMVTHQRGYGIYAGIPWFNEYWGRDTFISLPGGTLVLGETEVAKKILLSFSKVQDKKSGSKYYGRIPNIVKMESLNYHTTDGTPRFIFELLDYIQYSGDKSLIKEVYPTVKRSIDGALKNWVNKKGYLTHEDADTWMDARREGDHAPYSPRGSYANDIQALWFKQLNAAIYFAKETNHITDMKRWQKIANKVQDNFNKDFFDTEHAYMADRIDHDDQPDFQFRPNQLFAMDFMTDDVEKMKLTREIWEHLVYPWGVASLSQEDPNFHPYHLAWEHYHKDAAYHNGTIWQWNNGYAMQRMIESGQRDIAFQLFENMNTQSLDMGAVGSMNENADAFPQPGKDYPNLTGTYMQAWSNGEQLRVWYQYFLGIRPNAIENKVVLAPRIPSKLNNISYQEKIINAHIKGTYSIKDGVEKYTYIMDGKDVDLEFHHELFAAVTMPVKSGERLEITRNQKELTLTVFSIEGKQRELKKEHLDTKMAERMSTSAEIFAGTQFCKPSMDREYECMKQTFQKK